A region of the Litchfieldia alkalitelluris genome:
TAAAGAGCTTGTGAGATATAAACTAGAAACCGTAGGGTTTGTTTGGCAAAATAACGCAAGAAATCTTATTCCATATTTAACTGCGATGGAAAACGTCGAGCTTCCAATGCTTCTAAAAGGAAAACAAAGCCGTGAACGAGCAAGGGAGCTTCTTGAACTAGTGGGAATGGGTCATCGATTAAATAGTAAGTTAAGCATGCTCTCTGGTGGTGAACAGCAACGAGTAGCGATTTCGATTGCACTTGCTAATAGCCCTAGATTATTACTAGCAGATGAACCAACAGGAAGTGTGGATTCGAAAACAGCTGATGTCATTTTAGATGTGTTTCGTGAAATCAACCGTAGCCTAAATGTTACCATTGTCATCGTGACTCATGATACTGAACTGATGAAAAAAATGGATCGAGTCGTCGCGATTCGCAATGGAAAAACATCAAGTGAAATCATAAGACGTACTTTTGATGAAATGGA
Encoded here:
- a CDS encoding ABC transporter ATP-binding protein — protein: MILCQNLLKIYKVDDDHEVMALQGLDLEVEQGEFMGIIGTSGSGKSTLLNILGGLDRPTAGTCSIDGKDLVKMSDKELVRYKLETVGFVWQNNARNLIPYLTAMENVELPMLLKGKQSRERARELLELVGMGHRLNSKLSMLSGGEQQRVAISIALANSPRLLLADEPTGSVDSKTADVILDVFREINRSLNVTIVIVTHDTELMKKMDRVVAIRNGKTSSEIIRRTFDEMEGIEQQQGNTLEDTHVELAVIDKAGRIQVPRDYLNAIGLEKEKANKLEVKLENGKIILVNPKR